The Thiomonas sp. FB-Cd genome includes a window with the following:
- a CDS encoding Re/Si-specific NAD(P)(+) transhydrogenase subunit alpha, which translates to MRIGVPAETVPGEARVAATPETVKKLAGQGHTVLVQTGAGQSAGALDADYVAAGAQIGGAAEAMGAELVLKVRSPAASELVLMKPGAAVVGMLEPFNAEGLQALAAAGLTAFALEAAPRTTRAQSLDVLSSQANIAGYKAVIVAANLYPRFMPMLMTAAGTVKAARLVVLGAGVAGLQAIATAKRLGAVVEASDVRPAAKEQVESLGAKFIDVPFETDEEREIAQGVGGYARPMPRAWLDRQARLVAERVKQANIVITTALIPGRRAPVLVSEEMVMGMKPGSVIVDMAASQGGNCPLTERDRTVVKHGVTIVGETNLPALVAADASQLYARNVLDFLKLVLDKDKGFVVNLDDDIVAACLMTTGGEVKRKSA; encoded by the coding sequence ATGCGCATAGGCGTACCGGCTGAGACTGTGCCAGGTGAAGCCCGCGTGGCAGCGACCCCTGAGACGGTCAAGAAGCTTGCGGGCCAAGGGCACACGGTTTTGGTGCAGACCGGGGCCGGCCAGTCGGCCGGGGCTCTGGATGCCGACTACGTTGCAGCAGGCGCCCAGATCGGGGGCGCGGCGGAGGCAATGGGTGCCGAGCTTGTGCTCAAAGTGCGCAGCCCTGCTGCATCCGAGCTCGTGCTGATGAAGCCCGGGGCTGCCGTCGTTGGCATGCTCGAGCCCTTCAACGCCGAAGGCCTGCAGGCATTGGCTGCAGCTGGCCTCACCGCCTTCGCGCTGGAAGCCGCTCCTCGCACGACGCGCGCGCAGAGTCTGGACGTTCTGTCCAGCCAGGCAAACATCGCCGGGTATAAAGCCGTGATCGTCGCCGCAAACCTCTACCCCCGCTTCATGCCGATGCTGATGACGGCAGCCGGTACGGTCAAGGCTGCACGCCTGGTCGTCCTCGGCGCTGGCGTGGCCGGGTTACAGGCCATTGCCACTGCAAAGCGCTTGGGCGCTGTGGTGGAAGCCTCGGACGTACGCCCCGCAGCCAAGGAGCAGGTGGAGTCCCTCGGCGCGAAGTTTATCGACGTGCCGTTCGAGACCGACGAAGAGCGCGAGATCGCGCAGGGGGTCGGCGGCTACGCGCGTCCCATGCCCCGTGCTTGGCTGGATCGCCAGGCACGGCTCGTGGCCGAGCGTGTCAAGCAGGCCAACATCGTGATTACCACTGCCCTCATTCCCGGACGGCGCGCGCCTGTGCTCGTGAGCGAGGAGATGGTGATGGGCATGAAACCAGGGTCCGTGATTGTCGATATGGCTGCAAGCCAGGGCGGAAATTGTCCGCTTACCGAGCGGGACCGAACTGTGGTCAAGCACGGCGTGACCATCGTGGGTGAGACCAATCTCCCCGCCCTTGTGGCCGCCGATGCGTCGCAGCTCTATGCGCGCAACGTGCTCGACTTTCTCAAGCTTGTCCTCGACAAGGACAAAGGCTTCGTGGTCAATCTGGACGACGACATCGTTGCGGCCTGCCTGATGACCACAGGCGGCGAAGTCAAGCGCAAGTCAGCTTAA
- a CDS encoding NUDIX hydrolase, with amino-acid sequence MRQVWKPSVTAAAIIERDGRFLLVEEHTLEGLRLNNPAGHLEPGESPMQAAVRETLEETCCQFTPDALVGVYLSRFQRPGEDVTYLRFAFRGSIGSPIAGCRLDDNIVRTVWLTPGEVRESQARHRSPLVLQCVEDHLAGKCYPLDLVTTHPSVQALQGANSQAAL; translated from the coding sequence ATGCGTCAAGTCTGGAAGCCCAGTGTGACGGCGGCCGCCATCATTGAGCGCGACGGCCGTTTTTTGCTCGTCGAGGAACACACGCTCGAGGGTCTGCGTCTGAACAACCCGGCTGGGCATTTGGAGCCAGGTGAAAGTCCGATGCAGGCGGCGGTACGCGAAACCCTGGAAGAAACCTGCTGCCAGTTCACGCCCGACGCACTGGTCGGCGTTTATTTGTCGCGCTTCCAGCGTCCGGGCGAGGACGTGACCTATCTGCGCTTTGCCTTTCGCGGCAGTATCGGCAGTCCGATCGCGGGTTGTCGGCTCGACGACAACATCGTGCGCACCGTCTGGCTCACTCCTGGCGAAGTCCGCGAAAGCCAAGCTCGGCATCGCAGTCCACTTGTTTTGCAATGCGTGGAAGACCATCTGGCTGGCAAATGCTATCCGCTCGATCTCGTGACAACGCACCCCAGTGTTCAGGCGCTGCAGGGCGCGAACAGCCAGGCAGCCCTCTAA
- the mnmA gene encoding tRNA 2-thiouridine(34) synthase MnmA — MTSSKLRVVVGMSGGVDSSVSAWLLKQQGFEVIGLFMKNWEDDDDDAYCSSRQDWLDAVSVADTIGVDIEAVNFAAEYKDRVFAEFLREYSAGRTPNPDVLCNAEIKFRAFLDHAMHLGADKIATGHYARVRESAQGFELLRGLDATKDQSYFLHRLNQAQLSRTLFPVGELPKTEVRRIAAAIGLHNARKKDSTGICFIGERPFRAFLNRYLPTRPGPMKTADGSVVGEHVGLAFYTLGQRKGIGLGGSRDGSGEPWFVARKDMLSNTLYVAQGHHHPWLLSRALRASNTSWVAGRPPASDQVLSAKTRYRQTDNACQIHRMEPGGFTLTFDTPQWAVTPGQSAVIYAGEVCLGGGVIDEVINAPVDAAASVPIA, encoded by the coding sequence ATGACATCTTCCAAGCTCCGCGTCGTCGTTGGCATGTCCGGCGGGGTTGATTCGTCCGTGTCAGCATGGCTGCTCAAACAGCAGGGCTTCGAGGTCATCGGCTTGTTCATGAAGAACTGGGAAGATGATGACGATGATGCTTACTGCTCGTCACGCCAGGACTGGCTTGACGCCGTGAGCGTTGCCGACACGATCGGCGTCGATATCGAAGCGGTCAATTTCGCAGCCGAATACAAAGATCGGGTTTTCGCGGAATTCCTGCGCGAATACTCGGCGGGACGCACACCGAACCCTGACGTCCTGTGCAACGCCGAGATCAAGTTCAGGGCTTTTCTCGATCACGCGATGCACTTGGGCGCTGACAAAATCGCCACAGGCCACTATGCCCGTGTACGGGAGAGCGCGCAGGGTTTCGAGCTCCTGCGCGGCCTCGATGCGACCAAGGACCAGAGTTATTTTCTGCACAGGCTGAACCAGGCGCAGCTCTCCCGCACGCTGTTCCCGGTGGGTGAATTGCCCAAAACCGAGGTTCGGCGCATCGCCGCCGCAATCGGCCTGCACAATGCCCGCAAGAAGGATTCCACGGGGATCTGCTTTATTGGGGAGCGGCCGTTCAGGGCTTTTCTCAACCGCTACCTTCCGACCCGACCCGGACCGATGAAAACCGCGGACGGCAGCGTTGTGGGCGAGCATGTCGGATTGGCCTTCTACACGCTGGGGCAGCGCAAGGGCATTGGCCTGGGAGGCAGCCGGGATGGCAGCGGCGAACCTTGGTTCGTGGCCCGCAAGGACATGCTTAGCAACACCTTGTACGTGGCTCAGGGGCACCATCATCCCTGGCTGCTCAGCCGCGCCTTGCGCGCCAGCAACACGAGCTGGGTGGCGGGACGCCCACCAGCCAGTGATCAGGTTCTTAGTGCCAAGACACGTTACCGGCAAACCGACAACGCCTGCCAAATCCATCGCATGGAACCGGGCGGCTTCACGCTGACCTTCGACACCCCGCAATGGGCCGTCACGCCAGGTCAATCGGCCGTCATTTACGCCGGAGAGGTCTGTCTCGGGGGCGGGGTGATCGATGAAGTCATCAATGCACCGGTGGATGCGGCGGCGTCGGTTCCGATCGCCTGA
- a CDS encoding metal-sensing transcriptional repressor, producing the protein MITFIHGPGTIAAVTVGLAHARILTAWANMVVSRRSGGGVSLAREPAHARAQANPAGYHEVIAAMNKRSISTTTQDLGEPIMSVLTNEASRTDILNRLKRAEGQLRGVQRMIDEGETCLKVAQQLSAVRKALDSTFVRMTVCYIEQELDSRMDGGPGEKVRLDAMMEEMETLLARMT; encoded by the coding sequence TTGATCACTTTCATACACGGCCCCGGCACGATTGCTGCCGTGACCGTGGGCTTGGCGCATGCCCGAATTTTGACCGCTTGGGCCAACATGGTCGTCAGTCGCCGCTCGGGTGGCGGCGTTTCGTTGGCGCGGGAGCCTGCGCACGCTCGTGCGCAGGCGAATCCAGCTGGGTATCATGAGGTGATCGCCGCGATGAACAAGCGCAGCATTTCGACCACAACTCAGGATCTTGGAGAGCCAATCATGTCCGTTCTCACCAACGAGGCGTCGCGAACCGACATTCTCAATCGGCTCAAGCGTGCCGAAGGCCAGCTGCGCGGAGTGCAGCGCATGATCGATGAGGGCGAGACTTGCCTTAAGGTGGCTCAACAGCTTTCGGCTGTACGCAAGGCGCTGGACAGTACTTTCGTGCGCATGACCGTGTGCTATATCGAGCAGGAGCTTGATTCGCGGATGGACGGCGGCCCCGGCGAGAAAGTCAGGCTCGATGCCATGATGGAAGAAATGGAAACGCTTCTTGCGCGCATGACTTAA
- a CDS encoding DUF2892 domain-containing protein: protein MTVERYIRIFAGTFILLSLLLGVQGSPLFVSEWFLLLTAFVGANLLQFGFTNFCPLGLILKKLGVPESKLSCGA from the coding sequence ATGACCGTTGAACGCTATATCCGAATCTTTGCGGGAACTTTTATCCTGCTGTCCCTGCTGCTCGGCGTTCAGGGCAGTCCCCTGTTCGTATCTGAATGGTTTTTGTTGCTCACGGCCTTTGTCGGCGCCAATTTGCTGCAATTTGGCTTTACGAATTTCTGCCCGCTTGGGCTGATTCTCAAGAAGCTCGGGGTTCCCGAGTCCAAATTGAGTTGCGGCGCCTGA
- a CDS encoding efflux RND transporter permease subunit, translating into MAERASLNSAGNLARIFISSKITALIMVALTLVGVLALLVTPREYNPQIVVPAANIIVAKPGAGPKEIQNLVVKPLEAIMASMSGVDHTYGYATNDFGVVTVQFKVGEDQEKSLVKMYNQLMQNLDRIPPGAMQPIVKPINVDDVPILTITLSSASMNGVQLRDVGLKVLAHLRNVPGVSFTDVIGGAPRAVNVWISPSKLAAAGIPLEQLDKILQGSNVAAPIGNVVDANHVTPVRLDSFLGNAQQVGDIMIGAPNGKPVYLKDVARVEEGPEETDDLSHFAWGAAAKGKPRGQEMSAVTLSIAKKSGANAVVVVNDVLKKLDEIKAYALPQGVYATITRNDGHKANEAVNTLVEHLGIAILSVSLLLWLFLGWREAGIVTLTVPLTLFAVLTVDLIIGQSINRITLFALILSLGLLVDGAIVVIENIHRHLHNGAKRDFVATVIDATNEIGNPTNMATLAVILAFIPMAFVSGMMGPFMRPIPINVPVAMIASLLLAYMVVPWAARVWLSKKAAREELARAEPLEDDGTHKADRLHTVYLRLFTPLMKSRTKRNVMLLAVLLLLIGAMLMPAWQFIRSAGMNGPLSSLGVELKMLPNDNTNTFLVQVDTPAGSSLEGTDEVARAVGNVLGGNPDVLDYQTFVGEAAPVDFAALVRGDPLKRGDNFAQIRVNLVGKDARSISSHAIVQKLYAQLAPVRARFPAAIIKLFETPPGPPVRAQVMAELYGPDYDVLRSSAKGMLGAFDRVYGLMNQDNSVTATTSEYRIKVDRQKAALSGIVPGQIIQLLHDYVSGLKVGAVHDRNALEPVNIVVRIPRTERQGPQQLLDVPIQNAQGKVIPLSAIATVEKTSLARPIYSRDQHPVVYVSGEMIHSSPVYATLSLNSMLDGKKLANGTTFSTGNLGFSETPASDLKGYQLLWGGEMRLTLDVFRDLGSAFMVALVFIYLLLVAYYKSFLLPVIVMGAIPLTLIGVFPGHWITHQSFTATSMIGVIALAGIVVRNSLLLIDFILDYRSRGYSLQESVAQAGAVRLRPILLTALAIIFGSAIMITDPVFGGLAVSLIFGTLISTMLTLIVIPLMYYIWQIRVKAPAAQQN; encoded by the coding sequence GTGGCTGAGCGCGCGTCTTTGAACAGCGCGGGCAACCTTGCCCGCATCTTCATTTCGTCGAAGATCACGGCCTTGATCATGGTGGCCCTCACCTTGGTCGGGGTTTTGGCGTTGCTGGTTACGCCGCGCGAGTACAACCCCCAGATCGTCGTCCCGGCAGCCAACATCATTGTGGCGAAACCGGGGGCTGGCCCCAAGGAGATTCAGAACCTGGTGGTCAAACCGCTTGAGGCCATCATGGCCTCAATGTCCGGGGTGGACCACACCTATGGCTACGCCACCAATGACTTTGGCGTCGTGACGGTGCAGTTCAAGGTGGGCGAGGACCAGGAGAAGAGCCTCGTCAAGATGTACAACCAGCTCATGCAGAACCTCGACCGCATTCCCCCGGGGGCCATGCAGCCGATCGTCAAACCGATTAATGTGGACGACGTACCGATCCTGACCATTACGCTGTCGTCGGCATCGATGAACGGGGTGCAGCTGCGTGACGTGGGCTTGAAGGTCTTGGCACATCTGCGCAATGTGCCCGGCGTGTCGTTCACGGACGTGATTGGCGGCGCACCGCGCGCGGTCAATGTGTGGATTTCACCATCCAAGCTCGCTGCGGCGGGCATCCCACTGGAGCAGTTGGACAAGATTTTGCAGGGCAGCAATGTTGCGGCGCCCATCGGCAACGTGGTGGACGCCAATCATGTCACCCCAGTACGCCTGGACAGCTTCCTGGGCAACGCGCAGCAGGTTGGGGACATCATGATTGGTGCACCCAATGGCAAGCCGGTTTACCTGAAGGACGTGGCGCGCGTCGAGGAAGGCCCCGAGGAGACCGACGATCTTTCCCACTTTGCCTGGGGGGCAGCGGCCAAAGGCAAGCCACGTGGCCAGGAGATGAGCGCTGTGACGCTGTCCATCGCCAAGAAATCGGGTGCAAACGCCGTGGTCGTGGTCAACGATGTCCTGAAGAAACTCGACGAGATCAAAGCCTACGCCCTGCCGCAGGGCGTCTATGCGACCATTACGCGCAACGACGGGCACAAGGCCAACGAGGCTGTCAACACACTCGTGGAGCATTTGGGCATTGCCATCCTCAGTGTGTCGCTGCTGCTGTGGTTGTTCCTGGGATGGCGCGAGGCTGGCATCGTGACGCTGACCGTGCCGCTCACACTGTTTGCCGTGCTCACGGTCGACCTCATCATTGGCCAAAGCATTAACCGCATCACCTTGTTTGCGCTCATCCTGTCGCTCGGCCTGCTCGTCGACGGCGCCATCGTGGTGATTGAGAACATTCACCGCCATCTGCACAATGGTGCCAAGCGCGATTTCGTTGCCACGGTCATCGACGCCACCAACGAGATCGGCAACCCCACCAACATGGCCACGCTGGCCGTGATCCTCGCCTTCATCCCGATGGCCTTTGTGAGCGGGATGATGGGGCCGTTCATGCGCCCAATCCCGATCAATGTGCCGGTGGCCATGATTGCCTCACTGTTGCTTGCCTATATGGTGGTGCCTTGGGCCGCGCGGGTGTGGCTATCGAAAAAGGCAGCGCGCGAGGAGCTGGCCCGTGCCGAGCCGCTTGAGGACGACGGCACCCACAAGGCAGACCGGCTCCATACGGTCTATTTGCGCCTGTTCACTCCACTGATGAAAAGCCGCACCAAGCGCAACGTCATGCTGCTGGCGGTCTTGCTTCTCCTCATTGGCGCCATGCTGATGCCTGCCTGGCAGTTCATCCGCTCCGCGGGCATGAACGGACCGCTTTCCAGCCTGGGTGTGGAACTCAAGATGCTGCCAAACGACAATACCAACACATTTCTTGTGCAAGTGGACACTCCGGCAGGTTCGTCCTTGGAGGGCACGGACGAGGTGGCACGAGCTGTGGGTAACGTGCTGGGCGGCAATCCCGACGTGCTCGACTATCAGACCTTTGTCGGCGAGGCGGCTCCAGTTGACTTTGCCGCGTTGGTGCGCGGCGACCCGCTCAAGCGAGGCGACAACTTCGCCCAGATTCGTGTGAACCTTGTGGGCAAGGATGCGCGCAGCATCTCGTCCCACGCCATCGTGCAGAAGCTGTACGCGCAGCTCGCCCCTGTCCGGGCCCGTTTCCCGGCCGCCATCATCAAGTTGTTCGAAACCCCACCCGGACCACCGGTGCGCGCGCAGGTCATGGCAGAGCTGTATGGCCCTGACTACGATGTGCTGCGCAGTTCGGCGAAGGGCATGCTGGGTGCGTTCGATCGGGTGTACGGCCTGATGAATCAGGACAATTCCGTTACCGCGACCACATCCGAGTATCGGATCAAGGTGGACCGGCAGAAGGCCGCATTGTCAGGTATCGTCCCTGGACAGATCATCCAGCTCCTTCATGATTACGTCTCGGGGCTCAAGGTTGGTGCTGTGCATGACCGGAACGCGCTGGAGCCGGTGAACATCGTTGTGCGCATCCCGCGCACCGAGCGCCAGGGCCCTCAGCAACTGCTGGACGTGCCGATTCAAAATGCGCAGGGCAAGGTCATTCCGCTTTCGGCCATTGCGACGGTCGAGAAGACGTCTCTGGCAAGGCCCATTTACAGCCGTGATCAGCATCCTGTGGTGTATGTGAGCGGGGAAATGATTCATTCCAGCCCTGTTTACGCAACGCTGAGCCTGAACTCCATGCTGGATGGGAAAAAGCTAGCCAACGGCACCACATTCAGCACAGGCAATCTCGGCTTTTCCGAGACGCCTGCTTCTGACCTCAAGGGCTACCAGCTCCTCTGGGGTGGCGAGATGCGCCTGACTTTGGACGTGTTCCGCGACCTGGGTTCGGCCTTCATGGTGGCGCTGGTCTTTATCTACTTGCTTCTGGTGGCGTACTACAAATCCTTCCTATTGCCGGTCATCGTCATGGGGGCAATTCCCCTCACGCTTATCGGCGTGTTTCCCGGCCACTGGATCACCCACCAATCGTTCACGGCCACATCCATGATCGGGGTGATCGCGCTGGCAGGTATCGTGGTGCGCAACTCCCTGCTGCTGATCGATTTCATCCTGGATTACCGCTCCCGCGGCTACAGCTTGCAGGAGTCGGTGGCACAGGCGGGTGCTGTGCGGCTGCGTCCCATTCTTCTCACCGCCCTTGCCATCATTTTCGGATCGGCCATCATGATCACCGATCCGGTTTTCGGTGGACTTGCCGTGTCCCTAATCTTCGGCACGCTGATTTCAACCATGCTCACGCTGATCGTGATCCCGCTGATGTACTACATCTGGCAGATTCGTGTGAAGGCCCCGGCTGCACAACAGAACTGA
- a CDS encoding efflux RND transporter periplasmic adaptor subunit yields MTHVPSRIQPGLARNPAALLFAVVVLLSACSHQSDQPSTVAQAPRTVAAETSTLSPSSQQNLTLLSGTVVSSNQVQVASRLMGYIAELRVKEGQTVKAGELLFRVDPADIQGQVAQARAGLAQAQANLANAKADYERFGNLYKEEAIPRQQWEQIQLRYQVAQEQVAAARAGYNTAGSQMRYASVTSPISGVVVQKLANAGDLATPGRPVLVIEGQGRLQAATQVPGAVFHDIKLGETVQVFAGDKAIAGTIAQAVPVADPMSHTHTVKIDLPATSGLESGRFVRVGFAVGSSPQLRIPQRAVVDRAGMIGVFVVDEKGLAHFRLVRLGAVAGGMVDVQAGLNPGDKIVTSNLSEVENGVKIAGGNRG; encoded by the coding sequence ATGACCCACGTTCCATCGCGCATCCAGCCCGGACTCGCACGCAATCCCGCAGCGCTTCTGTTTGCAGTTGTTGTACTGCTCTCTGCCTGCAGCCATCAAAGCGACCAGCCGTCCACTGTCGCCCAAGCGCCGCGGACGGTTGCCGCCGAGACGTCCACGCTCTCACCCAGCAGCCAGCAAAACCTCACGCTGCTGTCGGGCACCGTGGTGTCAAGTAACCAAGTCCAAGTCGCATCGCGCCTCATGGGGTACATCGCTGAGCTGCGCGTGAAGGAAGGCCAGACGGTCAAGGCCGGCGAACTGCTGTTCCGCGTTGACCCGGCGGACATCCAGGGTCAGGTGGCGCAGGCGCGTGCCGGGCTTGCGCAGGCACAGGCCAATCTGGCCAACGCCAAGGCCGACTACGAGCGCTTTGGCAATCTGTACAAGGAGGAGGCTATCCCGCGTCAACAATGGGAGCAGATCCAGCTACGGTACCAAGTCGCCCAGGAGCAGGTGGCCGCGGCCAGGGCCGGGTACAACACGGCTGGTTCCCAAATGCGCTACGCCTCGGTCACATCCCCCATTTCTGGCGTCGTCGTGCAGAAGCTGGCGAACGCCGGCGATTTGGCCACGCCTGGCCGGCCCGTCCTGGTGATTGAAGGTCAAGGCAGGTTACAGGCCGCAACGCAGGTCCCGGGCGCGGTTTTCCACGACATCAAGCTTGGTGAGACGGTGCAGGTTTTCGCGGGTGACAAGGCCATTGCCGGAACCATTGCACAGGCAGTGCCCGTGGCCGACCCCATGAGCCACACGCACACCGTCAAAATCGACCTGCCGGCCACCAGCGGATTGGAGAGCGGGCGCTTTGTGCGCGTGGGCTTTGCCGTTGGGAGCTCGCCGCAACTGCGCATACCGCAACGTGCAGTGGTCGATCGCGCGGGCATGATTGGCGTGTTTGTCGTCGACGAAAAGGGTCTTGCTCACTTCCGGCTCGTGCGCCTGGGTGCGGTGGCCGGCGGCATGGTGGATGTGCAGGCCGGCCTGAATCCGGGCGACAAGATCGTCACCAGCAATCTTTCCGAGGTCGAAAACGGTGTGAAGATCGCCGGAGGCAATCGTGGCTGA
- a CDS encoding TolC family protein — protein MGVVVLVAAWPVWASAVTLDFRQAVDLALRQNPDLLAVRSQIAQAKAGVAQAEGARLPKITATAGATRTNDPLNVFGIKLAQRQATFNDFGAGQFNPALPGALNIAPDNLNYPGAVNNFNTRLEAQIPLYTGGKLQGYMQQARAMLLAAQSGDQAAQQQITAQTLQAYDGVYTARAFQGVAAKALEAAQSQVRTVENLYKQGVVIKSDLLSAEVHLEDVKLQKQQAADMEAKAMDALHVVLGAPLAEPIELGPEVKVSMPAGTPGVWVGQALERNPQILALRQQIDAASGKVEVARADLYPQVGALARFDTNDPTLGFNAHSYTVGAQLTWTLFDGGVARQGVDEAVAARMQMQAKLQAAENELGMQIQDSYRKAMDAERQLTTRELAVQQTEEAARIVTKRYANGVGTLLEMQGAQAQIDKARADLLLARNQINMERAALLLALGKLTLDSVEVATAAPPGVASGDPVHVGPSSKAPFAQP, from the coding sequence ATGGGGGTTGTGGTTCTGGTTGCTGCATGGCCCGTTTGGGCCAGTGCCGTGACCCTGGATTTTCGCCAGGCCGTTGATCTTGCCTTGCGGCAGAATCCCGATCTGCTCGCCGTGCGGTCCCAAATTGCGCAGGCCAAAGCTGGCGTGGCCCAAGCCGAAGGTGCGCGCCTGCCCAAGATCACAGCCACGGCAGGTGCTACCCGCACCAACGACCCGCTCAATGTCTTCGGCATCAAGCTGGCGCAGCGCCAGGCAACGTTCAATGACTTCGGTGCCGGCCAGTTCAATCCGGCCCTGCCGGGCGCTTTGAACATTGCACCCGACAACCTTAACTATCCCGGCGCCGTCAACAATTTCAATACCCGGCTCGAGGCCCAGATCCCGCTGTACACGGGTGGCAAGCTGCAAGGTTATATGCAGCAAGCGCGGGCCATGCTGCTGGCAGCGCAATCGGGCGACCAAGCGGCGCAACAGCAAATCACGGCCCAGACACTGCAAGCTTACGACGGTGTTTATACGGCGCGCGCCTTCCAGGGCGTGGCGGCCAAGGCGCTGGAGGCGGCGCAAAGTCAGGTGCGGACCGTGGAAAACCTCTACAAGCAGGGGGTGGTGATCAAGAGTGACCTGCTTTCGGCTGAAGTGCATCTGGAAGACGTGAAGTTGCAGAAACAGCAGGCAGCGGACATGGAGGCCAAAGCGATGGATGCGCTGCACGTGGTGCTCGGGGCGCCGCTTGCCGAGCCGATCGAACTCGGACCCGAAGTCAAGGTGAGCATGCCTGCTGGCACCCCAGGCGTCTGGGTCGGCCAGGCGCTGGAGCGCAACCCGCAGATCCTGGCGCTGCGTCAACAGATCGACGCGGCCAGCGGCAAGGTGGAAGTCGCGCGAGCGGACCTGTATCCGCAGGTGGGGGCGCTCGCACGCTTTGACACGAACGACCCCACACTGGGCTTCAACGCTCACAGTTACACCGTTGGTGCGCAATTGACCTGGACCTTGTTCGACGGCGGCGTGGCGCGCCAGGGAGTGGATGAGGCGGTCGCCGCACGCATGCAAATGCAAGCCAAGTTGCAGGCAGCCGAGAATGAACTCGGCATGCAGATTCAGGATAGCTACCGTAAGGCCATGGATGCCGAGCGCCAGCTCACCACGCGCGAGCTTGCGGTGCAGCAAACCGAGGAGGCCGCCCGCATCGTGACCAAGCGCTACGCCAATGGTGTTGGCACCCTGCTCGAGATGCAGGGCGCGCAGGCGCAGATCGACAAGGCGCGGGCGGACCTTCTCTTGGCGCGCAACCAGATCAACATGGAGCGTGCGGCACTGCTGTTGGCGCTGGGGAAGCTCACGCTCGACAGCGTGGAGGTTGCAACCGCGGCGCCGCCGGGTGTTGCGAGCGGCGACCCGGTGCACGTTGGCCCGAGTTCGAAAGCGCCTTTCGCCCAACCCTGA
- a CDS encoding thioredoxin fold domain-containing protein translates to MLHSYFNAPRSTAAGLRGRLRALLFGTVATIGLSLSMAGVSRGDTPLAPARDLQASVARTAAQHQPLVVMFSLPGCTYCERLRKSTYQWLAKDGYVVLQVEMEPDYRLLDFRGKATTGKALAQHYKVSLAPTVLFFGPEGQEVADRLVGAGESDFYQAFVDRALKQGAQRLGASGTGTTKPQAPL, encoded by the coding sequence ATGCTGCACTCGTATTTCAATGCACCACGTTCCACGGCCGCCGGCTTGCGCGGGCGCCTGCGCGCTTTGCTGTTTGGTACGGTGGCCACAATCGGCCTGTCGCTCTCGATGGCCGGCGTGTCACGCGGTGACACGCCCCTGGCCCCTGCACGCGATTTGCAGGCAAGCGTCGCGCGCACCGCGGCGCAGCACCAGCCTCTGGTCGTCATGTTCAGTCTGCCGGGGTGCACTTACTGTGAGCGTCTGCGCAAAAGCACCTACCAATGGTTGGCAAAGGATGGGTACGTCGTGTTGCAAGTTGAGATGGAGCCGGACTACCGTTTGCTCGATTTCCGCGGCAAGGCGACCACCGGCAAAGCACTGGCACAGCATTACAAGGTGAGTTTGGCTCCCACCGTGCTGTTCTTCGGCCCCGAAGGTCAAGAGGTTGCGGATCGGTTGGTGGGGGCAGGAGAGTCCGACTTTTATCAGGCTTTTGTTGACCGTGCTTTGAAGCAGGGGGCGCAGCGGCTTGGGGCAAGCGGCACCGGCACGACCAAACCACAAGCGCCGCTTTAA
- a CDS encoding PTS sugar transporter subunit IIA, whose amino-acid sequence MPGILIIAHTPLASALRDCAAHVYASCPIGLEAIDVPADASPGAMLAQAKLALERVARDGAALVLVDAAGATPCNLAQRLAAAPGTSAVRVVSGVNLPMLLRTVCYQKEPLDALVTRALDGGQRGITELNLDGVPEAPRC is encoded by the coding sequence ATGCCCGGGATTCTCATCATCGCCCACACCCCGCTAGCCAGCGCCCTGCGTGACTGCGCGGCGCACGTGTACGCAAGCTGCCCCATCGGGCTGGAGGCGATCGACGTTCCCGCCGACGCGTCACCCGGAGCCATGCTGGCGCAAGCCAAGTTGGCGCTTGAACGTGTCGCCAGAGATGGTGCAGCGCTGGTGCTCGTGGATGCTGCCGGCGCAACCCCCTGCAACCTCGCCCAACGCCTTGCCGCCGCGCCGGGCACGTCTGCCGTACGGGTGGTGTCTGGCGTGAACCTGCCGATGCTGCTGCGCACCGTGTGCTACCAAAAGGAACCCCTGGATGCGCTGGTCACGCGCGCCCTGGACGGCGGGCAGCGCGGCATCACGGAGTTGAACCTCGACGGGGTGCCCGAGGCCCCAAGATGTTGA
- a CDS encoding HPr family phosphocarrier protein, whose translation MLKRELIIANKLGLHARASAKLTKLASEFASDVWLSKGSRRVNAKSIMGVMMLAAGQGSKIAVEADGDDAQQALDQIALLVDDKFGEGE comes from the coding sequence ATGTTGAAGCGCGAGTTGATCATTGCCAACAAGCTGGGGCTGCATGCCCGGGCATCCGCCAAGCTCACCAAGCTCGCCTCAGAATTCGCCAGTGACGTTTGGCTGAGCAAAGGGTCGCGGCGCGTCAACGCCAAGAGCATCATGGGCGTGATGATGCTTGCAGCGGGCCAAGGGTCAAAGATCGCTGTTGAAGCCGATGGGGACGACGCACAGCAGGCGCTGGACCAAATCGCGCTTTTGGTCGACGACAAGTTTGGCGAGGGCGAATAG